In the genome of Nycticebus coucang isolate mNycCou1 chromosome X, mNycCou1.pri, whole genome shotgun sequence, the window GGAAGTTTTAATCATCCTGTTTACCCATGATGGGTAAGTTTGGTAATGTCCGTCTAATTATTCAGCTGAGGCATTCAATGCACAGCCCTTGCTGTATTGaccaattatttaattatattgtaCTTCATTAATCCTAAACCATCACAGGGAACAGAGTGTTTTACAAAATGCACTTTGGGGTAAAGTTGGAGAGCACtgagatttactttttttttttcagtattcaaATGCTCTCCTCCATGTTTAATGATTTCCCTGACAAGCTCTCAGAAAGAGCTCTCACTTCTACTCATACATCACAAAGAGGTGGTAAAGTCTTCAATATCTTTATTTCATGCAGATTTCTTTTTCATCCAGGAAGGTGTCTTATGCATCTACTTTATGCTGAGAAAATGACTTAAAAAGAGTCCTCTCCATCATCATctccatataaataaaattttattgaccCCACATATTTCTCCTATAAAAATCGCCACTGGCAGTCACAGGTTTCAAAGGTAAGAGCAatattaatttccatttctcccaTCTGAAATGACTTGGtgctgaaggaaagaaaagtcacGGCCATTTCACTAGTAACAGGATTAAAGCATTTATGAGGCATTGCAGCTGCTCTTTTATGGCACCTGATTGATATTCATGTGTGGTTAGCATTTGTCTACTAACTTGTGTAATGCAGAGAATAGTAAAAGGGAAACAATAATTGCATGGCTGTTACATATTCAGGGGGGCTCTGATTCAGAGAAATGTGCATTTCAGACGGTGTCAAATATAAACCGAACCTATAGGAACATATTTTTACTGATTAACATGCAAGCACGAATGACACAAAAGACACATTGATGTGTAGGTGTGTTGAAAACACACGCACACCTTGGTTGAAAATGGCAGCATCACTCATTTTCAGCAAActaaagaaaagaacttttttcAACCGTTTCGATGAGACACTGCTGGAAAAAATTACACATATTATCCTAAATTGGATTCTTAGACTTACTTGCACTATCCAATTGTAAGGGCTTCTTCAAGACCCTCTAATGTACTTatcaggaaattttttttaattattatgtttccacattttttctttctctttctctctctctctccctctcactctctttctctctgtctccctccctcctcccccgctccctcacacacacacacacacacacacacacacatatacacataaaatccTGCACACACTTCAAGAGAAACTGTAATGCAATAGCCCATAGTGACATCCACTGGTAGTGACCAGATCTTAAAGCCACAAAAACAGTTCCACATTAGATTTCCTCTACTGCTATTTTTTACTGTAAACATCTGGATGCAAAGTATTGTCCCTCATTGAGATGTTTGGTCTCCAAACCACCAACCAACTAGATATTTGAAAACATACAGATGCCTGATAGAATTTCACTTTATATAGCCAGATGTTTGGGGACTGGATACAAAACAAGCCAATAATAGACTAAAAAACACCTGCTCCCCCACACACTCCAGTTATCTTCCCCTATTCTCCATTTCTCATCTTGGACTCTTACTCCCAGTATCTCTCCAGAGTTTATCTCTGTGACAAGACAGGATAGCTGCCAGCACTCCCTCTTCTTTTAGTACCCTGGCACCAAAATACTGTGCCCCTAGAAATTAGAAATCAAGTTATGGAACTTGGTGGTTTGCTGAAAATATAAACCTCTctcaatatctctctctctctctcctctctctcactatctcactctccctctctctccccactccttccctccctcttttccacCATAACTTCCTGAAGACAGCTgtgcaaattttaaaatgataattgcTTTTTCTGTTCATCATCATTATGTGACAGAATCCATTCCAATAGTAAATGATTGTCTTCCAGCAAATTGTCAGATCAAAAGAATTGATCAACTTGGACTGTCACAAACTTTTTGCCCTCAAAAAAGAAGCGCTGCAAGTATGCTGCATGCATTTAAGTAGGAACAAAAGCACTGGGATTTTCACACAGAGACAGATACACACGTCTTACTCATCCAAGacaaagaagtaaagaaagaaaagttgtctTTACCTGCAGTTGTAGGTTCGGATCTCTTTGTTGTCTCTCTTGCACTTGATGGCTACGAAGATCATAGTGACAAAGAGGATACCGGCAATGGAGCCTAGGGCAATAATGAAAATCAGGGACAAGTTCACCGAGCCCATTGATTCTTGGGCATCGAGAGCAGGGGACAAGTAGATTAAAACGAGCGCAGAGGCAGAAAGAGACGTCTTGCCGTGGTCGTGGGCCACCACAATAAGCTCATAGGAAGCCTTGGAGCTCTCCCCAAAAGTGCGGGTGGTTCTGACTTCGCCATTGACTTGATCTATTTCAAAAAAGCCTCGGTCACCTTCGGTCATGTCATAGGTGACTCGGCCATTTTCACCTTCGTCGTAGTCGTCTGCCTTCACAACAGTCACCAGGTAGCCTATGCCAGAGTTGCGGGGGATGTAGACCTCCGCGGTGCCATTGATCAGGGGTGGGGCCGTGATGACCGGGGTGTTGTCGTTGACGTCGAGGATAATGACCCGCACCGTGGCGTTGCTTTGCAGGGAGGGCAGGCCTCCATCCTTTGCCAGCACCTTGAATTCGAATGCCTTGGTCTGCTCATGGTTAAAGGATCGAAGCGCATAGATGTCACCCGAGTTGGGGTTGATAGAGACATAGGTGAAGACAGGCATGTCTCGCACCTGTGATGGCACAATCTGGTAGGAGACACTGCCATTGAGACCCAGGTCGGGGTCTCGGGCTGACACGGAAAGCAAATAAGCGCCAGGCGTGTTGTTCTCCTGTACAATGACCTGGTAGTAGGGCTTGGAGAAGTGCGGGTGGTTGTCATTCTCATCAGTGATGCGCACAGTAAAGGACTTGGCACTCTGCAGCATGGGCACGCCGCCGTCGCGTGCCTGGATTGTGAGGTTGTATTGGTCATGTTGTTCACGGTCTAGCCGTCCGTCCACTAGGATAGTGGAGAAGCTTTCGTATTCTTGCAGTCGAAAGGGCACATTGCCCAGCAAACGGCATTGCACCCGTCCATTGAGGCCGGAGTCGCGATCAGACACCCGCACCAGGGCTATCACGTAGCCCGGGGGGGCGCTCTCGCTCACCTCCACGAGCTCGCTGTTGACTGACAACAAGTTGATGACCGGCGGGTTGTCATTGGTGTCCATCACGCTGACGGTGACCTTGCAGTGTGCCGGGATAGAGTTGGGCCCCAGGTCCTTGGCCTGCACGTCTAGTTCGTACACGTGGCCCTCTTCGTAGTCCAGAGCTCCGGTGACAGTGACCAGGCCGCTGTGAGGGTCGATCTGGAAAAGCTCACGAGTGCGGTCGTTCACATAGCCATAGAAGGAGTAGACCACCTGGCCATTGGTGCCCTCATCTGGATCGCTGGCGTTGAGGCGGATGACGGGGGTGTTGGGAGGAGAATTCTCTGGCACACTTACTGAGTAGGTGGACTCGCCAAACACCGGATTGTTGTCATTGGAGTCGGTCACTTTGATGCTGAGTCCAACAGTGCCCAAGTGTGGAGGGTCACCGCCGTCCAGCGCAGTAATGCGAAAGCTGTAGTGCGACTGTGTCTCTCGGTCCAGGCTCTTCTCCACCACGAGTTCGGCAAAACGTGAGCCATCGCCTCGCGTCTTGATCTCCAGGCCAAACAGCTCGTTGGGAGTGAGCTCATAGGTCTGCACGCCAAAGCTGCCTGAGTCCGGGTCGTAGGCGCTGTCCAGCGGGATGCGCGTCCCGGGACTGGCAGCTTCTGAGATCTCCAGCTCGATCTGTGCCGCCGGAAAACTGGGCGCATTATCGTTCAGGTCCTTGATCTCCACTTTAATCACGCAGATCTCCATTGAGCTGGACATGACCTCGAGCGAGATGATGCACTTGGGGCTCTGGCGGCACAGTAGGTCGCGGTCGATCTTCTGCTTGGTGACCAACAAGCCAGAGCTGGGGTTGATGTCCACTAGGTGTGGAGCTGAGTTGGACACCACACGGAAGGCGGAGGCCTGCCGAGGGTCCAGCGCGAAGCCTGCCTCCCGCGCATCTTTGGCCACGTTGGCGATCACCGTCCCGGCGCGCTGCTCCTCTTCTACCGAGTACTTGAGGTTAATGAGGGCGGCCGCCTGCGTCCACAGTAccgccagcagcagcagcaccggCAGCATGAGCGACTCCATGGCTGCGCGGGGCTCTGCCTGGCCGCGCCTCTCCACACCCCTCCGAAGCCGACGCCGTCTGCGCTCCAGCTTCCCGCCGGCTCGGGCCGCCTGTTGCGCGCGCCCCGTGGCCCTGGAGGCCGCGGGAGGAGTCCCGCCCAGGGCGGCCCGGCCGCGCGGGGGAGAGACCCGCGACGGCTCCAATGCTGAGGTTGCGGTGGTCGCGGCGGGGGCTTGCGGGGGACCCGGGGGCTCCAGGGGGCCAAGGGAGCGCCGCGCGACCCCGagccccctccctccagccctgctACTCAGTTTTCCCCCTTCAAAGTTAGCCGGGTGTGACTGGCCGCAGCAGCGCAGGGCTGCGGGTCGGGCGATGTCTGCGCGGCCTGGACGACGCGCAGCTGAGTCCAGACCGTACTTGAAGCGAAAGCGGGGAGGGCGATGGGGGAGCAGCCTGTCAGACACTGCACCGTCCGCCGCAGCGCACCGGCACTGGAGCCTTTCAGCGCGTTGTCTGTGCACCTGGCATGCGCAATAACCTAGCCCCAGCACTCCTGGCTCACTGCAGAGAGGGCCCGCCTGGAACGCGCCCTTCGGGGTCCTGGGATGCCACGCTGGCCCCTTAGAGGCCTGTTGGAAAGAAAGGAGAGTCGCAGGCGGGAGTCTGAGTTGCTGGCAAGAGGCACCGGCGCCCTGAGACCGGGCTGAGCCGGATGGCAGTCCCGGGGCTGGccgaggaagggggaggggagagagactgCCAAGGCAAGAGCGCGTTCCCTCACGCTAAGGTTGGCTTCGGAGGGTTTGTGGGACACGACTGTCCAGAATCCTAGGTGGGCGCAGaatctccaccaccaccactaccacagAGCAGTTGAGGGGCTGCGGGCTTTTGCGTTTCAGAAATAAAAGTTACCAATGCAGCCCAAGCCTCAACGTCAAGTTTGTGGAAACCGGGAGATGGCAATTTGTCCAAGAAAATCAAAGTCCCAGTTTTTGCAATGACCCGGGGGGCGGGGAATGGGGACGAGGGGAGGGGAAGCAACAACAGTACCGGCCAGGAGAGGCGGGGCAGCCGCCGCGGGTACAGgggcttctcctcctccctccgtTTGGTCTGGGGTGTCGCTCCAAGGGCCGCCGCCGCGGGAGGAAGCTCTCCTAGCTCAGTCGCATGTCGCTGGGTCCGCTTCTGCAGCTGCCACAGTCATGCTTTTGTCACCGCCAAAGTTTACTTGAGGGACCTTCTTGATTCCATCCTCCCGGAGAGGCGCTGGTCGCGCTGCGTTGGGCTCTCTCCCAGGCGCTCATGCACTCGGGAGGTCTATCGCGCTTTCTCTGTCTGTCTTGGGCCGAGTGCGAATGTGTGAGAGAAAAGAGTGTGTGGTGTGAGGAGTGTGAGTGTGGAATAGGAGCAAGCAGGAGGAAATGGATTTAGGGTGGGAGGTTTAGGATCTCAGATGAATCCGTTCAGCCGATATGCCAGGGAGCTCAACGCGCCAAGTGCCAGCGCCCGGCTAGGGACGCGGGTACCAATGCCCCATGAGCAAGCCGGGCACTGTGAGCGGGAGCTGTGCTGCCGTCTGCGCCCGCTCGTCAGTCTTCCCCCTGCGCCAGTCGCCGCGGCtactgctactgctgctgctgctcctcccGATGCCGCAAACTACTGGCGGCCGAGTCTGGAGAGAGCCGGAGAAAGCCTGAACTGCCGAGCCCGGCTACGCCAGGCGCTGGCCAATCAGCGCGCCGCCCAGTGGGCTCCGGTCTTGGGGCGGGGCCAAGGAGAGGGCGGGGGGgtgcgggggcgggggcggggccaggAGGAAACTTACACACCGGCGGGACCAAGTGGTACCCTCGCTTGCCGGGCAGGGGACTGGGGAGATTGGAAAGGCCGGACAGGCGAACTCGGCCGGGGCAAGAGAGGAAGGCGGGGCGGGAAGGAGGTGTGCTGGCGCTGCAGCTGAGCCTCCCAGGGAACCGCGCGCTTCTCATGATTGCAGGAAAGATGAGGAAGATTTGATTCTCTTAGCGTGTTTATCTCCCTCACATATCTTCATATCTTGAAtgtaatattcatatttttcttgctctctctctctgtctctgtccctctctctccctctctctccccctcctttgTCTCTTCGCCCTGGGTTTGGCTGTTTCTGTTTCCCTCTTCTCATTCTCCGATCCTCAGATagtggaaggaagaaagaaaaggagaaagcgcTGGTGAGGTGGTCGTTCATCCAGCTTTTGGTGGTGCGTCTTCACTTCAGCTAAGAGCCACTGAGGCCATCCTCCCGGACCGTTACCTCCACCTTTCCAACCCGGGCAGAAGCCGCACTATCCACTTCCTTACCCCTAGCAGAGCCCCGGTTCGATTTGCTCTTGTCTGTTGCTTGTTAATCAAAAGGGATCTTTGGCACGGGGCGGGGGGTGGGCTGAACACATTTTATTGCTCCTCACCCCACACAGTTAGAGAATTTATCTCCCTATAAATAAACGGTACATTTGAGAGGAGCCCGTGGAGCAGAAGCCGCGAGCCCGTGGAGCAGACGCCGCCGCGCTGAAGCAAGCTAGGAGAACCCACAGTGAGGCGAGGCGCGCAGTCCTTGTAGGTCGCCGGCAGCTGGGCTCCGCACCGGTGTGCGGAGTGCCCCAGCCTTCCCCAGTGTCTCGATCCCAGGCGGCTGCCAGCTCCGCTTGGGCGGTGGTGGCGGCTGCAGTGTATGCCAATATTGGGAAGCAGGAGGCCGGCGTGGCCAGGGCTGACATGAAGCTCAGCCTGCCTTCTGGACTGAAGGCGCCCTGGGGACAGAGGGGGACTCTCCCCTACCCGGATCTGAGGCTCTTAATTAAGGTCACGGGcaagaaagaatcaaaaatacCCCTGTTATACGaggggattttttgttgtttttttccatcaTAGATTTGGGGTAGGAGAGCGGCTTCTGAATTCAGTTCTTGGAAGAGTAAATATCTTTTCTGAGTGAGTCGTCTGTGATATTTGGGAGTCTTGGGTGAGCAAACTCATAATTAGCCCAGCGACATTGGCTGGAGCCTGTGGGCTTAAAATGAGACTCACTTTTGccctttaaaaaacattaaacaagaaaaggaaaaaggcattTGGACACATAATAGGTTTTCTTAAAACTGCCATCTTCTTGCAGAGAGCAACCcagctgcttttaaaattttctccttccaAAAGGAGCTACTTTAGCAGCCTTTGCCTTGGCGgtgggaaaggagaaagacagCTTCCCTCCTACAGAAAGGAATTATTTCGAGAGTGAGGTTGCGACCCTTTGAACGTGCAGCCGAGGACAAGGGAAAACCTAGGGAGCCTAATCCGCTCTCCGAGTGGGGGTCGCTGCACTGTTTCACGTTAGGATGTGATTCAGCCCAGAACATCAGGGAAAAAAACAAGGCATCTGCAATGAATATCATTTAATTTTGGTCATTCAGAGCTGCAGAGTAGTGGCTGCAATGGGCCCCGTGGCCCGCTGGATTTTCTGCAGACACCCTTAGAGAAATGGGCAAGTAGTGGAGCAGAATGACAACACGGCAGGCGGGCTCACCTCGCGGGCTCCGCGAAAGAAAGGGTCCATTTGATTTATCAGTTATTTACCTTTGATGTCAGCGAGTAGAAATGAAGTGCATCTTAGTCTAATTAAAAAGGCCTAAAAAGGCATTAGAAATGGGTTTGCTATCTGATCACGGGATGTGAGTTCTGCGTTTGGCAGGTTTCTAAAATATTGCTTGgactatttaaacagaacaattagcAGCATGCTAAAATGTTTGCATGCTATGCTTAGAAGCTTTTAGCTGTAAACTTTAAGGCGATCTGTTCCCCTTTGAGTTAAAAAAGGATGATGCTGCTTCCTTGTGGCGAAGGCTATCAGGAACCCACTGATCAATAAAAGTAAACTGGCGCCTCCACGGCTTGATTGAGCGGGAGCAAAGAGTCTGAGAAGTAGCCTCGGCCATTAACAATCCCCCAGGTAACGAGAAATGGAAGAATTACTCAGGTAAAATGATTAACATTGTCGTGGCATCTGAAAAGATGCACACAACAAGATAAGAAGACTGCGGACCTCTTACCTTAGGGAGTGCTAATAGAATGTCTATATTCTGCtgtcttttaaagataaataGGAGAATTCAATTCATGTACAATGTCGTTACCTTTGTAATTGCAATCACATTGTAAAGACATGTGCTGCATTTGCAAAGACAAACGGTCCGTGCTAAAGTGATGGCACCGTGTTCATTGCTTCCTGCTTGCTGCTCACACTCCAGGAGCCCCTCTTTTCCGAGGAGAACGCCCAAGTACTTCCAGCTTTTACAGAAGCCAGGTGCTGAGAGAAGCTGGGTGGGTGTGCCTTGGCTGTCCTTCTTTCCCCAttgctccctccccacccccaagctcAAAGTGACAGTTACactcccctccccacaccccacacaaAGTAGctcttccaccaccaccacccggTCTATTTATATGGATAATTCTAACAGCCTTtgctctcagaattttttttttacaataggCACACTTGATCGTTGTATTCCAGCTATGCTATTGACTAAATGAGTGGCCAAAACACCTTCATGATCAGGAATTTATTAACTAACTGAATAAAATCGTTCTACATgcagataataaaaacaaaaacttccttCGTTTTCGCTTCCATTTACTTCAATCCTGAAGGCAGCCCCGCCTTCTCAGCCTCTTTAGAGACACAACAGGGACATCTAGTGACCATCCTCAGTATTTTTTGTCTAATAGATGCGCAGAAACACAAGGCCCTGAGCACCAACTATGGTGCTGTTGGGTGGCAACTCTCTAGGCCAAGGCAGCTCCTTGGGCCACTGAGGCCAGAATCAAAATTGATAAAgagtttttttgtctttaatatttCAACCATACAACTAAAATAGTGCTGAATGGCAATAGAAGAAGAAGACTAAAGTGGGGGAAatccttatttttaaatcaagccAATTGTGTGAAGGTAATTATTGCCATCCCAAGATGGATAAGGGTAGAGTAAAAGGTTTGgttcagaaagatgaaaatttatGGTATGAACTAGGATACCAGGATATGAAGAATTGTAGCCCTAGCAAGTCTAAAGGAGTTTTTGTaaat includes:
- the PCDH19 gene encoding protocadherin-19 isoform X3 — protein: MESLMLPVLLLLAVLWTQAAALINLKYSVEEEQRAGTVIANVAKDAREAGFALDPRQASAFRVVSNSAPHLVDINPSSGLLVTKQKIDRDLLCRQSPKCIISLEVMSSSMEICVIKVEIKDLNDNAPSFPAAQIELEISEAASPGTRIPLDSAYDPDSGSFGVQTYELTPNELFGLEIKTRGDGSRFAELVVEKSLDRETQSHYSFRITALDGGDPPHLGTVGLSIKVTDSNDNNPVFGESTYSVSVPENSPPNTPVIRLNASDPDEGTNGQVVYSFYGYVNDRTRELFQIDPHSGLVTVTGALDYEEGHVYELDVQAKDLGPNSIPAHCKVTVSVMDTNDNPPVINLLSVNSELVEVSESAPPGYVIALVRVSDRDSGLNGRVQCRLLGNVPFRLQEYESFSTILVDGRLDREQHDQYNLTIQARDGGVPMLQSAKSFTVRITDENDNHPHFSKPYYQVIVQENNTPGAYLLSVSARDPDLGLNGSVSYQIVPSQVRDMPVFTYVSINPNSGDIYALRSFNHEQTKAFEFKVLAKDGGLPSLQSNATVRVIILDVNDNTPVITAPPLINGTAEVYIPRNSGIGYLVTVVKADDYDEGENGRVTYDMTEGDRGFFEIDQVNGEVRTTRTFGESSKASYELIVVAHDHGKTSLSASALVLIYLSPALDAQESMGSVNLSLIFIIALGSIAGILFVTMIFVAIKCKRDNKEIRTYNCRIAEYSYGHQKKSSKKKKISKNDIRLVPRDVEETDKMNVVSCSSLTSSLNYFDYHQQTLPLGCRRSESTFLNVENQNTRNTSANHIYHHSFNSQGPQQPDLIINGVPLPETENYSFDSNYVNSRAHLIKSSTFKDLEGNSLKDSGHEESDQTDSEHDVQRSLYCDTAVNDVLNTSVTSMGSQMPDHDQNEGFHCREECRILGHSDRCWMPRNPMPTHSKSPEHVRNIIALSIEATAADVEAYDDCGPTKRTFATFGKDVSDHPAEERPILKGKRTVDVTICSPKVNSAIREAGNGCEAISPVTSPLHLKSPLPTKPSVSYTIALAPPARDLEQYVNNVNNGPSRPSEAEPRGADSEKVMHEVNPILKEGRDKESPGVKRLKDIVL
- the PCDH19 gene encoding protocadherin-19 isoform X2 → MESLMLPVLLLLAVLWTQAAALINLKYSVEEEQRAGTVIANVAKDAREAGFALDPRQASAFRVVSNSAPHLVDINPSSGLLVTKQKIDRDLLCRQSPKCIISLEVMSSSMEICVIKVEIKDLNDNAPSFPAAQIELEISEAASPGTRIPLDSAYDPDSGSFGVQTYELTPNELFGLEIKTRGDGSRFAELVVEKSLDRETQSHYSFRITALDGGDPPHLGTVGLSIKVTDSNDNNPVFGESTYSVSVPENSPPNTPVIRLNASDPDEGTNGQVVYSFYGYVNDRTRELFQIDPHSGLVTVTGALDYEEGHVYELDVQAKDLGPNSIPAHCKVTVSVMDTNDNPPVINLLSVNSELVEVSESAPPGYVIALVRVSDRDSGLNGRVQCRLLGNVPFRLQEYESFSTILVDGRLDREQHDQYNLTIQARDGGVPMLQSAKSFTVRITDENDNHPHFSKPYYQVIVQENNTPGAYLLSVSARDPDLGLNGSVSYQIVPSQVRDMPVFTYVSINPNSGDIYALRSFNHEQTKAFEFKVLAKDGGLPSLQSNATVRVIILDVNDNTPVITAPPLINGTAEVYIPRNSGIGYLVTVVKADDYDEGENGRVTYDMTEGDRGFFEIDQVNGEVRTTRTFGESSKASYELIVVAHDHGKTSLSASALVLIYLSPALDAQESMGSVNLSLIFIIALGSIAGILFVTMIFVAIKCKRDNKEIRTYNCRIAEYSYGHQKKSSKKKKISKNDIRLVPRDVEETDKMNVVSCSSLTSSLNYFDYHQQTLPLGCRRSESTFLNVENQNTRNTSANHIYHHSFNSQGPQQPDLIINGVPLPETENYSFDSNYVNSRAHLIKSSSTFKDLEGNSLKDSGHEESDQTDSEHDVQRSLYCDTAVNDVLNTSVTSMGSQMPDHDQNEGFHCREECRILGHSDRCWMPRNPMPTHSKSPEHVRNIIALSIEATAADVEAYDDCGPTKRTFATFGKDVSDHPAEERPILKGKRTVDVTICSPKVNSAIREAGNGCEAISPVTSPLHLKSPLPTKPSVSYTIALAPPARDLEQYVNNVNNGPSRPSEAEPRGADSEKVMHEVNPILKEGRDKESPGVKRLKDIVL
- the PCDH19 gene encoding protocadherin-19 isoform X1 is translated as MESLMLPVLLLLAVLWTQAAALINLKYSVEEEQRAGTVIANVAKDAREAGFALDPRQASAFRVVSNSAPHLVDINPSSGLLVTKQKIDRDLLCRQSPKCIISLEVMSSSMEICVIKVEIKDLNDNAPSFPAAQIELEISEAASPGTRIPLDSAYDPDSGSFGVQTYELTPNELFGLEIKTRGDGSRFAELVVEKSLDRETQSHYSFRITALDGGDPPHLGTVGLSIKVTDSNDNNPVFGESTYSVSVPENSPPNTPVIRLNASDPDEGTNGQVVYSFYGYVNDRTRELFQIDPHSGLVTVTGALDYEEGHVYELDVQAKDLGPNSIPAHCKVTVSVMDTNDNPPVINLLSVNSELVEVSESAPPGYVIALVRVSDRDSGLNGRVQCRLLGNVPFRLQEYESFSTILVDGRLDREQHDQYNLTIQARDGGVPMLQSAKSFTVRITDENDNHPHFSKPYYQVIVQENNTPGAYLLSVSARDPDLGLNGSVSYQIVPSQVRDMPVFTYVSINPNSGDIYALRSFNHEQTKAFEFKVLAKDGGLPSLQSNATVRVIILDVNDNTPVITAPPLINGTAEVYIPRNSGIGYLVTVVKADDYDEGENGRVTYDMTEGDRGFFEIDQVNGEVRTTRTFGESSKASYELIVVAHDHGKTSLSASALVLIYLSPALDAQESMGSVNLSLIFIIALGSIAGILFVTMIFVAIKCKRDNKEIRTYNCSNCLTITCLLGCFIKGQNSKCLHCISVSPISEEQDKKAEEKVSLRGKRIAEYSYGHQKKSSKKKKISKNDIRLVPRDVEETDKMNVVSCSSLTSSLNYFDYHQQTLPLGCRRSESTFLNVENQNTRNTSANHIYHHSFNSQGPQQPDLIINGVPLPETENYSFDSNYVNSRAHLIKSSSTFKDLEGNSLKDSGHEESDQTDSEHDVQRSLYCDTAVNDVLNTSVTSMGSQMPDHDQNEGFHCREECRILGHSDRCWMPRNPMPTHSKSPEHVRNIIALSIEATAADVEAYDDCGPTKRTFATFGKDVSDHPAEERPILKGKRTVDVTICSPKVNSAIREAGNGCEAISPVTSPLHLKSPLPTKPSVSYTIALAPPARDLEQYVNNVNNGPSRPSEAEPRGADSEKVMHEVNPILKEGRDKESPGVKRLKDIVL